A region from the Aquimarina sp. ERC-38 genome encodes:
- a CDS encoding DUF5683 domain-containing protein, protein MKSKPAYIFLIVLVFTGFHVGFGQENKKSVKQDSTSVKIETEADDLTIEAEKTISKRKLRRRLKRRSRKIFTDPLAPARAAFYSAALPGLGQIYTGNYWKLPLVYGAIGGGIYAYTWNNDRYNRFRDAFKRRLAGFTDDEFFGVLLPDGTPSGFSNEQLIDRQRRFRRDQELALLATVAAYALNIIDANVSAHLKQYEINEDLSLKPDIKLDDNTFKPNYSVSLRFNF, encoded by the coding sequence GTGAAGAGTAAACCAGCTTATATATTTTTAATAGTACTGGTATTTACAGGTTTCCATGTTGGTTTTGGACAAGAAAATAAAAAATCAGTCAAGCAAGATAGCACTTCCGTAAAAATTGAAACCGAAGCAGACGATCTCACCATCGAAGCAGAAAAAACAATAAGCAAACGTAAACTACGACGAAGGTTAAAAAGAAGAAGTCGGAAGATATTTACGGATCCCTTAGCCCCCGCAAGGGCTGCATTCTACTCAGCTGCCCTACCTGGATTAGGACAAATTTATACAGGTAATTATTGGAAACTTCCTTTAGTATACGGAGCCATCGGCGGAGGTATCTATGCCTATACCTGGAATAATGATCGGTACAATAGGTTTCGGGATGCCTTTAAACGCAGGCTGGCCGGTTTTACCGATGATGAATTCTTCGGAGTACTGCTTCCTGACGGAACTCCTTCCGGTTTTTCAAACGAACAATTAATTGATCGTCAAAGGCGTTTCAGGAGAGATCAGGAACTAGCCTTATTGGCAACCGTTGCAGCTTATGCGTTAAATATTATTGATGCTAACGTTTCTGCTCACTTAAAACAATATGAAATTAATGAAGATTTATCTTTAAAACCGGATATTAAACTAGATGATAATACTTTTAAACCCAATTATTCAGTGTCTTTAAGATTTAACTTTTAA
- a CDS encoding ParA family protein, which yields MGKIIAIANQKGGVGKTTTSVNLAASLGVLEKKILLIDADPQANATSGLGIEVETVEKGTYQLLEHTIKAEDAIVSTSSPNVDMIPAHIDLVAIEIELVDKEAREYMLKKAISDLRKSYDYILIDCAPSLGLLTLNALTASDSVIIPIQCEYFALEGLGKLLNTIKSVQKIHNKQLDIEGLLLTMYDSRLRLSNQVVEEVQKHFNEMVFTTIIQRNIRLSEAPSYGESIINYDASSKGASNYLSLANEIIKKNG from the coding sequence ATGGGTAAAATTATTGCTATCGCGAATCAAAAAGGAGGCGTCGGTAAAACGACCACTTCTGTAAATCTTGCCGCCTCACTGGGCGTTCTTGAAAAAAAAATACTACTGATTGATGCGGATCCTCAGGCGAATGCAACTTCGGGTTTGGGTATTGAAGTAGAAACAGTAGAAAAAGGCACCTACCAGTTACTGGAACATACGATAAAAGCAGAAGATGCCATAGTATCGACTTCTTCGCCTAATGTAGATATGATTCCGGCACATATTGACCTGGTCGCTATTGAGATTGAACTGGTGGATAAAGAAGCCAGAGAATACATGCTTAAAAAAGCCATTAGCGATTTACGAAAAAGTTACGACTACATCCTTATTGATTGTGCCCCTTCTTTAGGTCTGTTAACTCTAAATGCTTTAACCGCTTCAGATTCAGTAATTATTCCAATTCAGTGTGAATATTTTGCTTTAGAAGGTTTAGGCAAACTACTAAATACCATAAAAAGCGTTCAGAAAATACATAATAAGCAACTCGATATCGAAGGTTTGCTCCTTACCATGTACGACTCCCGCCTGCGATTGTCAAATCAGGTAGTAGAAGAAGTACAAAAACACTTTAATGAGATGGTTTTTACCACTATTATACAACGTAATATCCGGTTAAGTGAAGCACCCAGTTACGGAGAAAGTATTATTAATTATGACGCTTCCAGTAAAGGAGCTTCTAATTATTTAAGTTTGGCAAACGAAATTATAAAGAAAAACGGCTAG
- a CDS encoding ParB/RepB/Spo0J family partition protein — MAKAVKKQALGRGLSALLKDPDNDITSASDKNADKVVGTIIELDLDSIEVNPFQPRTSFNDETLQELATSIREVGVIQPITVRKKDFNTYQLVSGERRYRASKLAGLTTIPSYIRIANDHDSLTMALVENIQRQDLDPIEIALSYQRLIDEIELTQEQLSDRVGKKRSTIANYLRLLKLDPIVQTGIRDGFISMGHGRALINLPENEQQLEVYQQIVEKSLSVRNTEEIVRSLQKGDTPKEIDRPVKQLPNYVAKGIKDFSEYFGAKIDVKVSSNGKGKMIIPFSSEEDFKRLKKLIKSEE, encoded by the coding sequence ATGGCGAAGGCAGTAAAAAAACAGGCACTGGGAAGAGGGCTTTCCGCATTATTAAAAGACCCCGACAATGATATTACCTCTGCTTCTGATAAAAATGCAGATAAAGTAGTAGGTACCATTATTGAACTCGATCTGGACAGTATTGAGGTAAATCCGTTTCAGCCCAGAACCAGTTTTAATGATGAAACCTTACAGGAATTAGCCACTTCAATTCGAGAAGTAGGTGTTATTCAACCTATTACTGTTCGTAAAAAAGATTTTAATACCTATCAGTTGGTGAGTGGAGAACGGCGTTACCGTGCTTCCAAGCTGGCAGGCTTAACTACCATTCCTTCTTATATTCGGATTGCAAACGATCACGATTCCTTAACCATGGCGCTGGTTGAAAATATTCAGCGTCAGGACCTGGATCCGATTGAAATTGCATTGTCCTACCAACGCCTGATTGATGAAATAGAATTAACCCAGGAACAATTAAGTGACCGGGTCGGTAAAAAACGTTCTACCATCGCTAATTATTTACGCTTATTAAAACTCGACCCCATTGTCCAAACTGGGATTCGGGATGGTTTTATCTCTATGGGACACGGCAGGGCATTAATTAATCTACCGGAGAATGAGCAACAATTAGAAGTTTATCAACAAATTGTAGAAAAATCTTTATCCGTACGTAACACCGAGGAGATTGTTCGGTCTTTACAAAAAGGAGATACTCCAAAAGAAATTGACAGGCCGGTTAAACAGCTACCTAATTATGTAGCTAAAGGTATTAAAGATTTTTCCGAATATTTTGGAGCTAAAATTGATGTTAAAGTATCTTCAAACGGAAAAGGAAAAATGATCATACCATTTTCTTCCGAAGAAGATTTTAAACGCTTAAAAAAGCTTATTAAAAGTGAAGAGTAA